Proteins encoded within one genomic window of Pectobacterium araliae:
- a CDS encoding YgdI/YgdR family lipoprotein: MKMAITLALLFALAGCSSDYVMATKEGQMLLTQGKPVLDKDTGLLSYTDEQGNQKQINSDRVSQIVQR, from the coding sequence ATGAAAATGGCGATAACACTGGCATTACTATTCGCCCTTGCAGGCTGTTCCAGTGACTATGTGATGGCAACAAAAGAGGGGCAAATGCTCCTGACACAGGGGAAACCCGTGTTAGATAAAGATACCGGGCTGCTAAGCTATACCGATGAGCAGGGCAATCAGAAACAAATCAACAGCGATCGCGTTTCTCAGATCGTACAGCGCTAA
- the mutH gene encoding DNA mismatch repair endonuclease MutH, whose protein sequence is MNSPSVHTTAPQNEHVLLERAQSLAGYNLAELADLARLPLPANLKRDKGWIGVLLERFLGASAGSKPEQDFPDIGIELKTIPIDEQGKPLETTFVCVAPLTGNSGVTWESSHVRHKLARVLWIPVEGSRHIPLGERRIGTPLIWSPNEEEEEQLRCDWEELMDLIVLGRVESITARHGEVLQLRPKAANSRALTEAIGEFGQPILTLPRGFYLKKTFTAPLLARHFMQVE, encoded by the coding sequence ATGAATTCACCCTCAGTTCACACCACAGCACCGCAAAATGAACACGTCTTGCTGGAGCGTGCGCAGTCCCTCGCGGGCTACAATCTCGCAGAATTAGCAGACCTCGCTCGCCTGCCCCTTCCTGCCAACCTAAAACGCGATAAAGGCTGGATTGGCGTGTTGCTGGAACGTTTTCTGGGGGCAAGCGCGGGCAGTAAGCCAGAGCAGGATTTCCCTGACATTGGTATTGAGCTAAAAACGATTCCTATTGATGAACAGGGTAAACCGCTGGAAACCACTTTCGTCTGCGTCGCCCCGTTAACAGGCAACAGCGGCGTAACGTGGGAAAGCAGCCATGTGCGGCATAAGCTCGCCCGAGTACTGTGGATTCCGGTGGAAGGCTCGCGGCACATTCCGCTGGGGGAACGTCGTATCGGCACGCCGCTGATCTGGAGCCCCAATGAAGAAGAAGAGGAGCAGTTGCGCTGCGATTGGGAAGAGTTAATGGATCTGATCGTACTTGGCCGGGTAGAAAGTATCACCGCCCGACATGGTGAAGTACTGCAACTGCGCCCCAAGGCGGCAAATAGCCGGGCATTAACGGAGGCCATTGGCGAATTTGGTCAACCGATTTTGACCTTACCACGCGGGTTCTATTTGAAGAAAACTTTTACTGCGCCACTACTGGCCCGGCATTTTATGCAGGTCGAGTGA
- the rppH gene encoding RNA pyrophosphohydrolase: protein MIDDDGYRPNVGIVICNRQGQVMWARRYGQHSWQFPQGGINPGESAEQAMYRELFEEVGLRKKDVRVLASTRNWLRYKLPKRLVRWDTKPVCIGQKQKWFLLQLMCNESDINMQSSGTPEFDGWRWVSYWYPVRQVVSFKRDVYRRVMKEFISPVILLQESAAVRMAPPPGSRRKRG, encoded by the coding sequence GTGATCGATGATGATGGCTACCGCCCAAACGTTGGTATTGTAATTTGTAATCGGCAGGGGCAGGTGATGTGGGCCCGGCGCTATGGTCAGCACTCCTGGCAGTTTCCGCAGGGGGGAATTAACCCCGGTGAAAGTGCCGAGCAGGCGATGTACCGCGAACTGTTTGAGGAAGTCGGGTTAAGAAAAAAGGATGTGCGCGTGTTGGCATCTACCCGTAACTGGTTACGCTATAAATTACCAAAGCGTTTGGTGCGTTGGGATACAAAACCGGTCTGTATCGGCCAAAAGCAAAAATGGTTTTTGCTACAGTTGATGTGTAATGAGTCGGATATCAATATGCAGAGCAGCGGCACGCCAGAGTTTGATGGCTGGCGCTGGGTGAGTTACTGGTATCCGGTACGTCAGGTCGTCTCTTTTAAGCGAGATGTGTATCGTCGCGTGATGAAGGAATTTATCAGCCCGGTGATCCTGCTTCAGGAGAGTGCTGCGGTTCGGATGGCGCCCCCACCCGGTTCCCGGCGAAAAAGAGGGTAA
- the ptsP gene encoding phosphoenolpyruvate--protein phosphotransferase — protein MLTRLREIVENVAATARLSDALDILVNETCQAMDTEVCSIYLADHDRQCYYLMATRGLKKPRGRTVTLAFGQGIVGLVGQRAEPINLADARAHPSFKFIPAVKEQHFRSFLGVPIIYRRHLLGVLVVQQREHRQFDKNEESFMVTLATQMAAILSLSQIKTLFGQYRQTRVKALVASPGVAIAPGWQDCTQPSLEQVFPASSLDSERERSRLTQALEDATAEFRRFSKRFSASAQKESAAIFDLYSHLLNDARLKRELFQEVDAGNAAEWAVKLVIERFAAQFTNLQDTYLRERAGDLRALGQRLLFHLDDNAQIMGQWPERFILVADELTATLLAELPPERLAGVVVYDGAANSHAAILVRAMGIPTLVGADIQPDLLHQRQLIIDGYRGELLVDPEPVLVQEYQRLLTEENELTRLAEGDMERPAVLKSGERIQVMLNAGLSAEHEKRFINQVDGVGLYRTEIPFMLQSGFPSEDEQMAQYQSMLELYPTRPVMLRTLDIGADKPLPYLPISEENPCLGWRGIRITLDQPEIFLIQVRAMLRANAHTGNLNILLPMISSLDEISDARRLIDQAAGEVEELLGFPQPKPRIGIMIEVPSMLFLLPHLASRLDFVSVGTNDLTQYLLAVDRNNAHVASLYDSLHPSMLQALKMIAVECDRHNIPLSVCGEMAGEALGALLLIGLGYRSFSMNGRSVARIKYLLRQITLAESQALVKQLLHAQSAPEVRQWSAIFMEERGLGGLIRGGR, from the coding sequence ATGCTCACGCGCTTGCGAGAAATTGTCGAAAATGTTGCGGCAACGGCCCGCCTTAGTGATGCGCTGGACATTTTGGTCAATGAGACCTGTCAGGCTATGGACACGGAAGTCTGTTCCATTTATCTGGCCGATCACGATCGTCAATGCTATTACCTGATGGCGACACGCGGGCTGAAAAAACCGCGTGGGCGCACGGTTACGCTGGCATTTGGGCAAGGTATTGTTGGGTTGGTCGGACAACGCGCTGAACCCATCAATCTGGCCGATGCACGTGCACATCCCAGCTTTAAGTTCATCCCCGCGGTGAAAGAGCAACATTTCCGTTCTTTTCTTGGTGTCCCCATTATTTATCGTCGTCACCTGTTGGGCGTGCTGGTGGTTCAGCAACGCGAACATCGTCAGTTTGATAAAAATGAAGAATCGTTCATGGTGACGCTGGCCACGCAGATGGCCGCGATTCTTTCCCTTTCGCAAATAAAAACGCTCTTCGGTCAATACCGCCAGACGCGCGTTAAGGCGCTGGTGGCTTCACCCGGAGTGGCGATTGCCCCCGGCTGGCAGGATTGTACCCAGCCTTCTTTGGAACAGGTTTTTCCCGCGTCGAGTTTGGACAGCGAACGCGAGCGTTCTCGATTAACGCAGGCGTTGGAAGACGCGACGGCGGAGTTCCGGCGCTTTAGCAAACGGTTTAGCGCCAGCGCGCAGAAAGAGAGCGCGGCGATTTTCGATTTGTACTCGCACTTGCTGAATGATGCGCGGCTCAAACGTGAACTGTTTCAGGAAGTGGATGCGGGTAACGCCGCTGAGTGGGCCGTGAAACTGGTGATCGAACGCTTTGCCGCGCAATTCACTAATTTGCAGGATACCTACTTACGCGAGCGTGCGGGCGATCTGCGCGCGTTAGGGCAACGGCTGCTGTTTCATCTCGACGATAACGCGCAAATCATGGGGCAGTGGCCTGAGCGCTTTATCCTCGTGGCGGACGAATTAACGGCCACGTTGCTGGCAGAGTTGCCACCGGAGCGGTTGGCCGGTGTTGTCGTGTATGACGGTGCCGCCAATTCACATGCGGCGATCTTGGTGCGGGCTATGGGCATTCCGACGCTGGTGGGTGCGGATATTCAGCCTGACTTGCTGCATCAGCGCCAGCTTATCATTGACGGCTATCGCGGTGAGCTGTTGGTCGATCCTGAGCCTGTGCTGGTTCAGGAATACCAGCGCCTGCTGACGGAAGAAAATGAACTGACCCGTTTGGCTGAAGGCGATATGGAGCGGCCTGCGGTGCTGAAAAGCGGCGAGCGCATTCAAGTCATGTTGAATGCAGGATTAAGCGCCGAACACGAAAAACGCTTTATCAATCAGGTCGATGGCGTTGGGCTGTACCGTACGGAAATTCCTTTTATGCTGCAAAGCGGGTTTCCGTCCGAAGATGAGCAGATGGCGCAATATCAAAGCATGTTGGAGCTTTATCCTACACGCCCTGTAATGTTGCGCACGCTGGATATCGGTGCGGATAAGCCATTGCCTTATTTGCCTATCAGCGAAGAGAACCCGTGTCTCGGCTGGCGCGGCATTCGTATTACGCTCGATCAGCCTGAAATCTTTCTGATTCAGGTACGTGCCATGCTGCGTGCTAATGCGCATACCGGCAATCTCAATATCCTGCTACCGATGATCAGCAGCCTGGATGAAATCAGTGACGCGCGCCGCCTGATCGATCAGGCCGCAGGTGAGGTAGAGGAATTGCTGGGCTTCCCACAGCCCAAGCCGCGCATTGGGATCATGATTGAAGTGCCGTCGATGCTGTTCCTGCTCCCTCATTTGGCTTCTCGTCTCGATTTCGTTTCGGTTGGCACCAACGATCTGACGCAGTATCTGCTAGCGGTGGATCGTAACAACGCTCATGTGGCATCGCTTTATGACAGCCTGCATCCTTCCATGTTGCAGGCGTTAAAGATGATCGCCGTCGAGTGCGATCGGCATAACATACCGCTTTCCGTATGCGGTGAAATGGCGGGAGAAGCGCTCGGCGCACTGCTGCTGATCGGACTGGGTTATCGCTCGTTCAGTATGAATGGACGCAGCGTGGCGCGAATTAAATATCTGCTGCGCCAGATTACGCTAGCTGAGTCTCAGGCACTGGTGAAGCAATTGCTGCACGCACAGAGCGCGCCGGAAGTCCGACAGTGGTCGGCGATTTTCATGGAAGAGCGCGGATTGGGCGGCTTGATTCGCGGTGGGCGCTAA
- the lgt gene encoding prolipoprotein diacylglyceryl transferase, translated as MTTSYLAFPQFDPVIFSIGPLALHWYGLMYLVGFVFAMWLAVRRANKLGSGWTKDEVENLLYMGFLGVFVGGRLGYVLFYAFPSFLENPLYLFKVWDGGMSFHGGLMGVIGVMLWFVHRTKRHFFQVADFIAPLIPFGLGAGRLGNFINGELWGRVTTDTPWAMLFPGSRSEDMMLAVSNPQWQTIFNQYGMLPRHPSQLYQMMLEGVALFIILNLFIRKPRPMGSVSGLFLIGYGTFRIITEFFRQPDAQLGLFGDLFSMGQILSLPMVLAGILMMVWAYRRQPAQQ; from the coding sequence ATGACGACAAGCTATCTGGCGTTTCCTCAGTTTGATCCCGTGATTTTCTCAATTGGTCCACTGGCGCTACACTGGTATGGGCTGATGTATCTGGTGGGTTTTGTATTTGCCATGTGGTTGGCGGTGCGCCGGGCGAATAAACTGGGGAGCGGTTGGACCAAGGATGAAGTCGAAAACCTGCTGTACATGGGTTTCCTTGGGGTTTTCGTCGGTGGGCGTCTGGGCTATGTCCTGTTTTATGCCTTCCCGTCATTTCTTGAAAATCCACTCTACCTTTTCAAAGTCTGGGATGGCGGTATGTCTTTCCACGGTGGCTTAATGGGCGTTATTGGCGTCATGCTGTGGTTCGTGCATCGAACCAAACGCCACTTCTTCCAGGTCGCTGATTTTATTGCTCCCCTGATTCCTTTCGGGCTTGGTGCAGGCCGGTTGGGCAACTTTATCAACGGCGAATTGTGGGGGCGTGTCACAACGGATACCCCGTGGGCGATGCTGTTTCCTGGCTCGCGCAGCGAAGATATGATGCTGGCCGTTAGCAACCCGCAATGGCAGACGATTTTCAATCAGTACGGTATGCTACCGCGTCATCCTTCTCAGTTGTATCAAATGATGCTGGAAGGCGTGGCGCTGTTTATCATTCTGAATCTCTTTATTCGTAAACCTCGGCCGATGGGTAGCGTGTCAGGGCTTTTCCTGATCGGCTACGGCACGTTCAGAATTATTACCGAATTCTTCCGCCAGCCGGATGCGCAGTTGGGGCTATTCGGTGACCTTTTCAGCATGGGACAAATCTTGTCGCTGCCGATGGTGCTCGCGGGTATTCTGATGATGGTCTGGGCTTATCGCCGTCAGCCTGCACAGCAATAA
- the thyA gene encoding thymidylate synthase, whose translation MKQYLDLMKKVLEEGTPKADRTGTGTRSIFGHQMRFNLQDGFPLVTTKKCHLRSIIHELLWFLNGDTNVAYLHENKVSIWDEWADENGDLGPVYGKQWRSWGTADGRQIDQLKNVLTQLRQDPDSRRIIVSAWNVGELDKMALAPCHAFFQFYVADGKLSCQLYQRSCDIFLGLPFNIASYALLVHMVAQQCDLEVGDFVWTGGDTHLYNNHMEQTHLQLSREPRALPKLVIKRRPDTLFDYRFEDFEIEGYDPHSAIKAPVAI comes from the coding sequence ATGAAACAGTATCTGGATCTGATGAAAAAAGTGCTTGAAGAGGGCACGCCGAAGGCCGACCGTACCGGTACGGGCACGCGTTCTATTTTCGGCCATCAGATGCGTTTCAACTTGCAGGACGGATTTCCTCTGGTTACCACCAAAAAATGCCACCTGCGTTCGATTATCCATGAACTGCTCTGGTTTCTGAATGGCGATACCAATGTTGCTTATCTGCATGAAAACAAAGTCAGCATTTGGGACGAATGGGCTGATGAGAACGGTGATTTGGGGCCGGTTTATGGCAAGCAGTGGCGTTCTTGGGGAACAGCAGACGGTCGCCAGATCGACCAGTTGAAGAATGTCCTGACCCAATTGAGACAAGATCCAGATTCTCGCCGTATTATCGTCTCGGCCTGGAACGTGGGCGAACTGGACAAAATGGCGCTGGCACCGTGTCACGCGTTTTTCCAGTTCTACGTGGCAGATGGCAAACTCTCTTGCCAGCTTTATCAGCGTTCATGCGATATCTTCCTCGGCTTGCCATTCAACATTGCCAGCTATGCGCTGCTGGTGCATATGGTGGCGCAGCAGTGCGATCTGGAGGTCGGTGATTTCGTCTGGACAGGGGGTGACACGCATCTGTACAACAACCATATGGAGCAGACGCACTTGCAACTGAGCCGTGAACCACGCGCGTTGCCTAAACTGGTGATTAAGCGCCGCCCAGATACGCTGTTCGACTATCGCTTCGAAGACTTTGAAATCGAAGGGTACGATCCGCATTCCGCCATCAAAGCGCCGGTTGCTATCTAA
- a CDS encoding prepilin peptidase-dependent protein — translation MKTGKRQPRGFTLLELLVVLTIVALMAGGGLHGWVQYQQAIRLEQSAQQLLDFLSRVQANAYWHNETQTVKLQQQGALWCIVVGQSEKQVEEVCRENHLGQFVRRSQDVVLTTFTSNVFTFFGLRNAAQAGHISLSSAAGKLRLVISVRGRMRLCSESQAVLAIPLC, via the coding sequence ATGAAAACAGGGAAGAGACAACCGCGGGGATTTACCTTGCTCGAATTATTGGTGGTGCTGACGATTGTGGCGCTGATGGCTGGCGGTGGCCTGCATGGTTGGGTTCAGTACCAGCAGGCAATCCGTCTGGAGCAGAGCGCACAGCAGTTGTTGGACTTCTTGAGTCGGGTTCAGGCGAATGCCTACTGGCATAACGAAACCCAGACCGTGAAGCTGCAACAGCAGGGGGCGCTGTGGTGCATCGTTGTAGGTCAGAGTGAAAAACAGGTCGAGGAAGTGTGCCGTGAGAACCATTTGGGGCAGTTTGTTCGCCGTTCTCAGGATGTTGTACTGACAACGTTCACCAGCAATGTTTTCACGTTCTTTGGTTTGCGTAACGCGGCGCAGGCTGGGCACATTTCGTTGTCGAGTGCGGCGGGGAAACTACGTCTTGTTATTTCGGTGAGGGGACGCATGCGCCTGTGCAGCGAGTCGCAAGCTGTCCTGGCGATTCCATTATGTTGA
- a CDS encoding prepilin peptidase-dependent protein: protein MVWRQTELRQPRLRSKQRGFTLPEILLALSLGSLIMLSAAQLYPLLRSQSQDSAQRFRLEQLFSQVAMGIEKDIRRAGFCAGTCQGKAISLGNYPGEAESSCLNVSYDLNRNGIWDGGEQQDAESFGYRLRGRSLEIQSGAHNCQGDRWEKLFDPQEVVLTVFRLQRLSAKNNAALYELQLAGYWAKRPAVRQHITRIILGRNQ, encoded by the coding sequence ATGGTGTGGAGACAAACAGAATTGAGGCAACCAAGGTTGAGGAGTAAGCAGCGCGGCTTCACTCTACCGGAAATTCTGCTAGCGCTGAGCTTAGGTAGCCTGATTATGCTCTCGGCGGCACAGTTGTACCCGCTACTGCGCAGTCAAAGTCAGGATAGCGCACAGCGTTTTCGGCTGGAGCAACTGTTCAGTCAGGTGGCGATGGGAATCGAGAAAGATATCCGTCGGGCAGGTTTTTGTGCGGGAACCTGTCAGGGAAAGGCGATCAGCTTGGGGAATTATCCAGGAGAGGCAGAAAGCAGCTGTCTGAATGTTTCTTACGATCTTAACCGAAATGGGATTTGGGATGGCGGAGAACAGCAGGATGCCGAGTCTTTTGGCTATCGCCTGCGTGGTCGGTCACTGGAGATTCAGAGTGGCGCACATAACTGTCAGGGCGACAGATGGGAGAAGCTGTTTGATCCGCAGGAGGTTGTACTCACGGTGTTCCGGTTACAGCGTCTATCTGCGAAAAATAATGCGGCGTTGTATGAATTACAACTGGCCGGTTATTGGGCCAAACGTCCTGCCGTTCGGCAACATATCACTCGCATCATTCTCGGACGTAACCAATGA
- a CDS encoding YgdB family protein, giving the protein MRKGKQEGSGTLAMVMLIAIIGLLLMSGLQRQLDTAIQVGNDERHYLHAFNQALSSLNWGKGLRWNALTESWQCQRLSTEQLVVCLRMASDGTQGLLRGEGTFPTLARPLRLYQRVSFSALSSGQMAIQPLGSGWLDFCPDKDAARCDATE; this is encoded by the coding sequence ATGAGAAAAGGAAAGCAGGAGGGAAGTGGAACGCTGGCTATGGTGATGCTGATCGCCATTATTGGCCTGCTGTTGATGTCCGGTTTGCAGCGCCAGCTTGATACTGCCATTCAGGTGGGAAACGATGAGCGACATTATCTACATGCCTTCAATCAGGCATTATCTTCGTTAAATTGGGGAAAAGGGCTGCGTTGGAATGCGCTAACGGAAAGCTGGCAGTGCCAGCGGTTGTCGACGGAACAGCTTGTGGTGTGCTTGCGTATGGCCTCTGATGGGACGCAAGGGTTATTGCGTGGTGAAGGGACATTCCCTACTTTGGCGCGGCCGTTGAGGTTGTACCAACGTGTGTCATTTTCGGCACTGTCGTCGGGTCAGATGGCGATCCAACCATTGGGTAGCGGCTGGCTGGACTTTTGCCCAGATAAGGATGCGGCACGCTGTGATGCAACGGAATAG
- a CDS encoding prepilin-type N-terminal cleavage/methylation domain-containing protein: protein MQRNSAVNNRFVSHQSGFSLPETLVAALLFAVSLMGLLQYHQILQQSFQHQWQQRQAWRFAMQQLEAYEAGVPYHPSDPDNIASFSSKNWQFSLSEQLQSGECRQVTVRVMTPRRYQATLNRWFCSPSPV, encoded by the coding sequence ATGCAACGGAATAGCGCAGTTAACAACAGATTCGTGAGTCATCAATCCGGTTTTAGCCTGCCGGAGACGCTGGTGGCGGCACTGCTGTTCGCCGTCTCACTGATGGGATTATTGCAATATCACCAGATCTTACAGCAATCATTTCAGCACCAGTGGCAGCAGCGTCAGGCCTGGCGATTTGCGATGCAGCAGTTGGAGGCCTATGAGGCGGGTGTGCCGTATCATCCGTCAGATCCTGATAATATTGCGTCCTTTTCGAGTAAAAACTGGCAGTTTAGTCTGTCAGAACAGTTACAGAGCGGCGAATGCCGTCAGGTAACCGTAAGGGTCATGACGCCACGTCGCTATCAGGCTACACTGAACCGTTGGTTTTGCTCGCCATCGCCTGTGTAG